The Cucumis melo cultivar AY chromosome 5, USDA_Cmelo_AY_1.0, whole genome shotgun sequence genome has a segment encoding these proteins:
- the LOC103493220 gene encoding kaempferol 3-O-beta-D-galactosyltransferase-like — translation MSMEELARSHDWKHQVLVLAFPFGSHPCSLLGLVRRLASDAPDVKFSFFNTATSNAAIFNDGRRNDNVFPYSVSDGLPEGYVRRWGVPEEPVELFLKAACGNFREAITAEVAGVEVGGVVSDAFLWFAGEIAAEMEVAWVPVWIAGLRSLVVHLHTDLFRQNLADSGHDEEKVINFLPGFSNIRNIDLPHEGIHADLESPITTMLYKMELHLPKASVVVVNSFKETEPVMFDLLKPKLRELLTIAPINLTSPTKSIINDEYGCLEWLDKEKPNSIAYICFGTFVALPPHELEALAEALVESGVRFLWSFRGNPEESFSEDVLQTFDVQGKLVPWAPQTRVLAHPSVGVYISHCGWNSVLEAIMEGVPMICRPFVGDNGLNVRTIGCEWKVGLGLPNGIFTKDGVMKAMETILDPYKGDQIRSNLKALKHLAFKANEPEGSSTKNFNSLRKLLTK, via the exons ATGTCCATGGAAGAATTAGCAAGAAGCCATGATTGGAAGCACCAAGTTCTGGTTTTAGCCTTCCCCTTTGGCAGCCACCCTTGTAGTCTTCTCGGTCTCGTCCGACGACTGGCCAGCGACGCTCCCGACGTGAAATTCTCCTTTTTCAACACAGCAACTTCCAATGCCGCCATTTTCAACGATGGGCGCCGAAACGACAACGTTTTCCCTTACAGCGTTAGCGATGGTCTGCCGGAGGGATACGTGAGGAGATGGGGAGTGCCGGAGGAGCCGGTCGAGCTTTTCTTGAAGGCGGCATGTGGGAATTTTAGGGAGGCGATTACGGCGGAGGTGGCGGGGGTGGAGGTTGGAGGGGTGGTGAGTGACGCATTTTTGTGGTTTGCCGGTGAGATAGCGGCGGAAATGGAGGTGGCTTGGGTTCCGGTATGGATTGCTGGGCTAAGGAGCCTCGTTGTTCATCTTCACACCGATTTGTTCCGTCAAAATCTGGCGGATTCAG GACATGATGAAGAGAAAGTCATCAACTTCCTCCCAGGCTTTTCAAATATCCGTAACATTGACTTGCCCCATGAAGGGATTCATGCAGACTTAGAATCACCGATTACAACCATGTTATATAAAATGGAATTACATCTCCCCAAAGCTTCCGTTGTCGTCGTAAATAGCTTCAAAGAAACTGAGCCCGTGATGTTTGATCTACTCAAACCAAAGCTTCGAGAACTTCTTACCATCGCACCAATTAACCTAACATCACCGACGAAATCAATTATCAATGACGAGTATGGATGCCTCGAATGGTTGGACAAGGAGAAGCCTAACTCCATAGCATACATATGCTTTGGTACATTTGTAGCACTCCCACCTCACGAGTTAGAGGCTTTGGCAGAGGCACTAGTTGAGAGCGGAGTTCGGTTTCTATGGTCATTCAGAGGCAACCCTGAGGAAAGCTTCTCCGAGGACGTTCTTCAAACATTTGATGTGCAAGGAAAATTGGTGCCATGGGCTCCCCAAACAAGAGTGTTGGCACATCCTTCAGTTGGGGTTTATATAAGTCATTGTGGATGGAACTCTGTTTTGGAGGCTATAATGGAAGGTGTGCCTATGATATGTAGGCCCTTTGTTGGTGACAATGGCCTTAATGTTAGGACAATTGGATGTGAGTGGAAGGTTGGCTTAGGACTTCCAAATGGAATATTTACAAAGGATGGAGTAATGAAGGCTATGGAGACAATCTTAGACCCTTACAAAGGGGACCAAATAAGAAGCAATCTTAAAGCTCTTAAGCATTTGGCTTTCAAAGCTAATGAACCTGAGGGTAGTTCAACTAAGAACTTCAATTCTTTGAGAAAGTTACTCACAAAGTAG